Part of the Sulfitobacter alexandrii genome, GCGCTGTGACAGGTCGCCCTGCGGAACAGGCTGCTCGGCCCGGCTGGCGCTGTTGCACGCGCGGGGTGAAATGAAACCGGGGGACACGTTGATACACGAGTCCATCACCGAAGCACCTTCACCTGCGAGATCGAAGGCACCACGAAGGTTGGCCCATACGACGCCGTCATTCCGGCAGTGGCCGGTCAGGCGTGGATCATCGGCCTGAACACCATGGGCATGGATCCGACCGATCCCTATCAGGAGGGTTTCACTGTCGGCGACACCTGGGGGGCCTAGCCGCGCGCAGGGCCGCCCCCCGGAACGCTAGGGAGCGCTGCCGACGATCTGCGCTCATGCGGTCCGGATTGCTCGGAAAGGGCGTCCAGCGACATCTGCTTCCACGTCTTCAGGTGCCGCTGGACCGCGGGGTGATCCTCGCTCATCATGCCCAGAACGGCCGTCCCGCGCATCAGGGACAGGGTCATCTGGAATATGTCGATCGCATCACGATCGGACGGGTCGATACCGAGAATGGCCATCGCGGCAGAATCGCGAAATTCGATCCAATCCCTCAGCACATCCTGCAATTTTCGACCCAGGTTGTTGTCGCGCGCGGCCAGCATGCTGAGCTCGACCGTGGCGCGGTACCATTTGTCTTCGTAGATAAGCGACCAGAGCGCGTCGGCGAATACATCGAATTCGAGCCGGTCGAAAGCGGGGGCGGTATTGAACGGATAGCCTTCCCGATACCTGTCTATGATGTGCTGAAAGGCCGCCGCGAACATGTCGTTTCGTGTGGAAATGATGGGTCAACGCCCGCGTGACACGTTGGCCCGCGCTGCGACGACGCTGGAGGACACCTTGTGTCCCCCTTGTTCGACCATGATGTCGAGAGTAGCCTCGCATACAAGCCGACGGGTGCGAGAAGAGCGTTCCTGCTGGTTCGCGGTCTTCGCTTTTCTGTGTTATCCGTCGAATGCGTCGCAGTCACTTCGGGTGGTTCTCGTTGTAATTCCAGGCGGGTGATGGGGTTAGCAATATCCTTTTCTTCATCCGGTTCCAACAGCACTTACTCCCCAAACAGACTCCCAGCCTGTCTTTCGACCGGCTCCTTTCCATCCGCCGCACGCTTTGTAGGCTCGGGTCGAGGTATTTCATTCCAACGCCGTAAAATCGAAGACCACGGAGGATCCACGCTTGACTTGCGAACACAACTGATTGCAAATACAAGCAGGTTAGTTCGTAAGTTGTGCCGGTGCAGGAAATGTGCGCTTGGTCGACACTATGCGACCGAAGCCCGAGGATAGAAGTCCGGCTCTGCCGGACATGTTCTCGGGTCAAGGCCGAAAACCGGGTCGCCCACGCGCGGACATCGCCTGTCGTTGCTGGACGCAGCGTCTGAGCTTCCGCTGGAACCGCCGTATTTGGCCAGCAGCCTTCTGCGGAAAACAAGAACCGACATGGGAGAATTACAATGACTAAACTGAATCGCCGCAACTTCACCTTCGGCGCCGGCCTTGGCGGTGCCGCTTCCTTGCTGGCCGCCCCCGCCATCGCCCAAAGCCAGAAGGTTCTGCGCCTTCAGTCGATCGATCCGCCGTCTTTCGTCGGTCCATCGGTGGCGCTGCCGAACTTTGCAAAGGCCGTTGAAGAGATGTCGGGGGAGAGCTCCGTGTCGAAGTCTACACGGCAGGTCAGGTTGTCCCGACAAGCGAAATTCCCGCCGCACTCGCCGCAGGGGCCATCGATCTCGCGTATACGGGTCAGGTCTATTACACGGGCATCGTTCCCGAGAACGTGCTGTCCTATTCCGCGCTCCCGCCCGCGCTCATTCCGCAGGTGAACGACGGCGTGCAGATCTACAACTACGACGGTGTGGACGACATCATCGCCGAGGCCTGGGTGCCCGAAGGTGTGAAGGCCTTCAAGTCGCTTTTCCTCGGCGATCCGATCGCTTTCTGGAGCAAGGAGCCGATCAACAGCGTCTCCGAGCTTGGGGGCTTCAAGGTCCGCTCCTTCGGCTATGCGGCGAAGACGCTCGAAAAGCTGGGCGCATCCCCGGTCTTCATGCCGCACGAAGAGGTTTATACAGCCCTGTCTCAGGGATCGATCGATGGATCGATGACGGCGGCAAGCTACTACAAGCGGGCCAACTACTTCGAGGTTGCGCCCTATTTCTACGACAGTGGTTGGTACGAATTCGTGCAGATGGCGACGCTGGCCTCGCTCAACACCTGGGAAGGGCTGTCGGAGGCGCAGCAAAGCATCCTGACCTACGCCATGGCGTCGCTGGGCCGTGAAATGCAACATCTCACTTGGCTCGAGTACCGTCAGATGTTGACGGAATTCGAAGAAATGGGCGCCACCCACATCAAATGGGGGCCGGAGGACGTCGCCGCCATTCGCGAAGCTGGTGCCAGCTTCCTTCCGGAAGTACGTGAGATGAGCCCGAAGGTGAACGAAGGGATTGATATCCTCCAGGGTCACGTCGACAAGTTCTACGGCTGATCCGGTATCGGCCTTCGGCAGGCGCGTCACTGAAATGGACATGGCAACAAGGTCATCATGCTAAGACTGTTCGAAACACTGATCGAATGGATCGGCCGGGTGACCGCGCTGCTGGTCTTTGTTCTGATGGCGATCCTGCTTTACGGCGTGGTCGCCCGCTATCTTCTCGACAGCCCGACGTCCTGGACCTCCGAGCTCAGCGGGATGCTCTATGCCTGCTACTTCCTGCTTGGCGGGTCCTACGCGGTGATGAAGTCCGAGCATGTGAGCGTCAGTATCCTGAGAGATCGGCTCGGCCGCAGGACCGGGGCCGCGGTCGATCTCTTTACCTGGATATTCTTCTACATCTTCATCGGCGTCATCTTCTGGCTCGGGCTCGATTACGCCCAGTCGTCGATCGCGAGAATGGAACGCTCCCACACCGTGTGGCGTCCCTATATCTGGCCGATCAAACTGATGCTTCCTCTCTCTGCGCTGCTGATGCTCCTTGCCGCGCTACGGAAAACGTTAGGTGACCTGAGGATCGTCCTCGGAAAGGACGGCCCCGATGTTCAGTGATCTGGTCGGCATCGAAACCGTTACCACGATGTTGTTTCTGTGCATGCTGGTGCTCATGGTGCTGGGCCTGCCCCTGGCATTCTGCCTGGGCGGCACGGCGGTCGTATTCGGTTTTCTGTTCTGGGGTCCGCAATCGGCATATGTGATCATGCTGAAGGCCGGCAATACCATGAACGAGACGGTTCTGGTCGCCGTCCCCCTGTTCGTCTTCATGGGCTACATGCTGGAAAGGGCGGGTATTGCCGACCAGCTGTTCGGCTCTATCCGCACATGGTTGGGGGGAACGCCCGGCTCCCTTGCCTCGACCACGATCCTCGGCTGTACCGTCGTCGCCGCGATGAGCGGCATCAGCACGACCGGGGTGCTCATGATGGGCATCATCGCGTTGCCCGCGATGATTTCGCGAGGGTATGACGGCAGGCTGGCGATGGGGTCGATCATGGCCGGCGGCGCGCTCGGCGCCCTGATCCCACCGAGCATCACCTTCATCGTCTATTCCACGATCTCCGACGTCTCCATCGGTCGTCTCTTTCTTGGCGGTCTGCTGCCAGGACTTCTCCTGTCGAGCCTCTTCATCGGCTACATCACGATCACCTGCATGCTGAAACCGGCGCGTGGCCCGGCGATCCCCAAGGAAGACCGCCCCCCGTTGTCCGAAAAGCTCCGGTCGCTGAAGGACCTCGTTCTCCCGATCGTGCTGATCGTCGGGGTTCTGGGGTCGATGTTCGTCGGCATCGCCACCCCGACGGAAGCGGCCGCGGTCGGCGCCTTCGGCGCCATCGTCTCTGCTTTGGTCGCGCGGCGGTTGAACTGGAGCACGCTCTCGTACTGCAGCCTGAATACCTTCGGCACCATCGCGATGGTGATGTGGATCGTCTTCAGCGCGAATGTCTTCGCATCCGTCTACCAGGGCCTGGGCGCTGCCCATTTCATCCAGAGCCTGATGACCGACTGGAACGTGCACCCCATCGTGGTGATCATCCTGATCCAGATCATCTGGATTCTGCTCGGAGCCCTGATGGATTCCCTCAGTATCCTGATGATCACCGGGCCGATTTTCGTGCCCGTGGCCGTGGCACTCGGCTATGATCCGCTGCTGCTTGGCGTCCTCTTCGTACTGACCTCCGAGATCGGGTATCTCAGCCCACCGTTCGGCGTGAACCTCTTCGTGATGCGAAGCATCACGTCGTCCGATGAGGTCCCGATGACCGACATTTACGCCTCCGTCATCCCTTTCATCATCCTTCAGATCATCGGGCTGATACTGGTCATGTCCTTTCCGATGATCGCGACGTGGCTGCCGGATCTTGTATTCGGGTAGCTTCCCGGCCTCATCAGGCACGCCAAAAGCGGGTCAGACATGTCATCGCTCGTTTTTCGGAGCGTGAATCACGCCATCTCAGGGAAAGCAGTCGGTCCTGACCTAGCGATCCGGCGCCATCTCGTCCCAAAAGGCGACGATCGCGTGGTAGTTCAGCGCCGACATCCAGCCGTGCCGCTCGAAATCATCCCGCGCCGTCGCGCTCTCCAGTTGTGTCAGGAACAACCGCTTGTCCGCATCCCTCTGCGTAGGCGTCCGTGCCGCCGCCAGGTCCCGCACCCGCGCCAGCTTGATACCGCGCTCGCTGGTCACCGGACGCGGCGCGTCCGCAGGCTTGTAATCGTCGCGCAGCGCCGCCGTCAGGTAGCGCACCGGGTTCTGCACACCCCCCTGCCCCGCCACATAATCCAGCTTCGCGCCGACGTGGTCGGCCCCGTGCTCGCTCACCCATTGCCGCGCCAGCCGGTCACTGACACCCAGTTCCCGCAGCTTCGCATAAACCGGCGTGTTGCGGACCCCCTCGCCGTCATCGAGGTTAAGGATCGCCAGCTGCGGGTTCTCGGCGATATGAAACCGGATCTCCACCACCTCGCGCCCGCGCTTGCGCACCTCGGGCGTCACCACGATGTTGGACGTCTTGTTCACCTCCGCCACGCTCGGCTTGATGATCTTGGCGTTCAGATGCTTGTAGCTCTGATAATAGGGGCTGTCGTCCACCCCCATCAGCCGCCGGAACAGGTCCAGCGACCACCAGCCCGTGCTTTTGGTCCGCACGAACCGGTAGCAGTTCTCGTATAGCGCCAGCGCATGCCCGCTGGTGAACCGCCGCTGGATGTTCAGGTTGATCAGCGCGAACACCTTGGGATCGTTCAGCTTGGCCGCCAGCGCCGGCGAATAGGCGTATTCACAAACCCCCGCCTTCAGCTTGGCATAGCTCAGCAGGCTCGAGACACCCCATTCCTGCTGGCCCTTGTCGTCCAGCATATCCCATTCCGCAACAGTCTCTGCAAGGCCGCGCAGAGACTGTTTCAGCGTATCCATGTCGTTCGAGTTATAGCCGATCATCATGCACAGGGTCCGCGCATCGATCAGATGGGTCTGCTGGTCGATCAGCGTGTCATAGGCGTTCAGCAACAGCACGTTTGACAGCTTGCGCTGCAGCAATGTCAGCTTGCCCGACACATGGATCGCCGCCACGTGTTTCTTGACCGCCCCGCGCCGCAGGGCGCCGGTCAGTTTCTCACGTGGAATATCGTCTGTTCTCTCTGCTCGTGTGGCCAAAGGTTTGATTCCTTCTTGTGCCGCTTGTCCACAGTATCACCCGTTCCAGTACCCGACGACAAGAACTTTCTGGATACCTATGCGATGCCCCTGCCCCGTGGCGGCACGCCCGCACAAAGGGACCCATTTACAGGTTTGGCCTGATACGGACCCCAGGCGATTCCTCCGGTTTCGACCCTAAAACGGCCAATACCGTGGTCGGGCCCCGAAAAACCCGCGAATCGCACCCCTTTATCCTGTAACCGGGTCCCCTTGAGCCTGTTTTCAGGCCCCCCTGCCCCCGCAGACAGGTACCTAAGACCTCTTAAACATCGGTAATAAATAGGTTTTCCAGCCGCAAAGACTCTAAACATCTGAAAGATTCTACAACCTTTGTCGTCGTTCTTTTCAGGACATCTGTTCTCAGGGCCCGATGACAAAGTTGCGATTCACTTTGGACCTGTGATGTGCGATTATATCCGCAACATTGCGCAAATATGCATACATCCGAGGGTTCATGACAAATACCGGCAAGCCGACCCCACCCCCCTACTTCAACATAGATCCTGAAACAGCGGCGTCCCGTCTGTCCCAGCCTATTGATACCTTGCGATTCGCGAAAGCTGCGGCATTCGCCGCCAAGGGACGCGATGATCTGGCAAAGCGCGGCTATGCCCCCGACGGTCGCAAACGCCTGCGCAAGTTTTCCACGTGGGAAGTCTGCCGCTACCTTCTGGATATCGCGCCGGCCCATCTGCGCCGCGTGCTCAAGGGGCATCCGGACCTGCCGCAGGGCACCGGCGAGGGCAATACAAAGTGGTTTACCCTCGAAGAAGTGCTGGCCCTGCGCGATCACTTTGCTACCGAAGGGTCCGCCGCCAAGCAATACAAATCATGGCGCCCCAAGGGGCAACCGGCCAAGGTCATCGCCGTCGCCAACTTCAAGGGCGGCGTGGGCAAAACCTCGACCGCCGCCCATCTGGCGATGTCCGCCGCTCTCGACGGTTACCGCGTTCTGGTGATCGACCTCGACAGCCAGGGTTCCATGACCTCGATCATGGGCGGCAAGGTCGAGGACGAATGGCAGACCGCCTTCCCGCTTCTGGCCCGCGACTATGCCCGCCACGTTCAGGCAGAGAATGCCGAGCGTCGCCTTGCCGGAACCACCGAACTGCCGCTTGACGAAACCTTAACCGAAAGTCTCGAGGTTTCGCCGCGAAACCTGATCCAGCCGACCCATTGGCCAAACATCGACCTGATCGGCGCCCAGCTGAATCTCTACTGGGCCGAATTTCAGGTTCCTGTCTGGCGGATGCAGGCGCGGTCATGGCCCCTTTGGGACGCGCTGACAAACGCCCTGCAAGCCGACCAGATCCTAGAGGACTACGACATCATCCTGCTCGATACGCCCCCTGCCCTCGGCTACCTGACGATCAATGCCCTCTCGGCGGCGGATATCCTGCTGGTGCCGTTGGGCGCGTCTTTTCTGGAGTTCGACTCCACGGGCCGGTTTTTCGACATGCTCTATTCCACCTTCGCCAGTATCGAAGAAGGCGAAAACCGGCTACGGCGGCAGGACGGAATGCCCGAGATGAAATTCGAATGGGACGCCGTGCGCGCCCTGATCACCCGCTTTGATGCGTCGCAACAGACCGATCTGGCCAATGTCATCCAGGCCTACTTCGGCGACTTCATGACCACCTACCGACAGGAACTGACCGCGATGGTGGGTCAGGCCGGCGAACAGGTGAACGGTATTTACGAGGCAGACTACCGCGAGTTCAACCGCGACACGTATGTGCGCGGTCGGGAGACTTTTGACCGCACCTGGGCCGAGATCAAGGAGATCCTGCTCGGTACGTGGTGGCGCGATATTCAGATGGAGACACATGAAGATGGCAAAGCGTAGACGGCTGGAAACACCCAGCACCGACGATCTGAGCAGGATCGAAGAGGAGTTTCGCCGCGAAACCTCCCCGTTGAAATCCGGCCTCGGCGCCCCCATCGCGCAGGTGGCGGCAGACAGCACCGACGCGATGATCGCGGGCGCACAGGCCCGCGATCAATCCGACGCCAAGGCCATGCGAACGGCCCGCGAAAAGGGTCTGGTGATCCTCGAAATTCCGCTGGACCAGATCCAGCTCGACGCGATGATCCGCGACCGCACCGTGCTCGTCGCCGAGGAAATGGCCGAGCTTCAGGACTCCATCGCCCTGAACGGCCTGCGCCTGCCGATCGAGGTGTTCGCCCTGCCCGATCCCGCTCCCGACGGGCCGCGTTACGGGGTGCTGTCGGGCTATCGCCGCATGAAGGCGGTCCAGCATTTGTTCGACCTGACCGGGCAGGAGAAATATGCCACCATCCGGGCCATCCTGCGCGACCCCGACAAGATGGGCGGCGCCTTTGCCGCGATGATCGAAGAAAACGAGATCCGCGCCTCGCTGAGCCATTTTGAACGGGGCAGGATCGTGGTGATTGCCGTGAAGCAGGGATCGTTCATCAACGTCGAAGAGGCGGTGAACGCGCTCTTCCCATCCGC contains:
- a CDS encoding TRAP transporter large permease; this encodes MFSDLVGIETVTTMLFLCMLVLMVLGLPLAFCLGGTAVVFGFLFWGPQSAYVIMLKAGNTMNETVLVAVPLFVFMGYMLERAGIADQLFGSIRTWLGGTPGSLASTTILGCTVVAAMSGISTTGVLMMGIIALPAMISRGYDGRLAMGSIMAGGALGALIPPSITFIVYSTISDVSIGRLFLGGLLPGLLLSSLFIGYITITCMLKPARGPAIPKEDRPPLSEKLRSLKDLVLPIVLIVGVLGSMFVGIATPTEAAAVGAFGAIVSALVARRLNWSTLSYCSLNTFGTIAMVMWIVFSANVFASVYQGLGAAHFIQSLMTDWNVHPIVVIILIQIIWILLGALMDSLSILMITGPIFVPVAVALGYDPLLLGVLFVLTSEIGYLSPPFGVNLFVMRSITSSDEVPMTDIYASVIPFIILQIIGLILVMSFPMIATWLPDLVFG
- a CDS encoding replication initiation protein, with protein sequence MATRAERTDDIPREKLTGALRRGAVKKHVAAIHVSGKLTLLQRKLSNVLLLNAYDTLIDQQTHLIDARTLCMMIGYNSNDMDTLKQSLRGLAETVAEWDMLDDKGQQEWGVSSLLSYAKLKAGVCEYAYSPALAAKLNDPKVFALINLNIQRRFTSGHALALYENCYRFVRTKSTGWWSLDLFRRLMGVDDSPYYQSYKHLNAKIIKPSVAEVNKTSNIVVTPEVRKRGREVVEIRFHIAENPQLAILNLDDGEGVRNTPVYAKLRELGVSDRLARQWVSEHGADHVGAKLDYVAGQGGVQNPVRYLTAALRDDYKPADAPRPVTSERGIKLARVRDLAAARTPTQRDADKRLFLTQLESATARDDFERHGWMSALNYHAIVAFWDEMAPDR
- a CDS encoding AAA family ATPase, with product MTNTGKPTPPPYFNIDPETAASRLSQPIDTLRFAKAAAFAAKGRDDLAKRGYAPDGRKRLRKFSTWEVCRYLLDIAPAHLRRVLKGHPDLPQGTGEGNTKWFTLEEVLALRDHFATEGSAAKQYKSWRPKGQPAKVIAVANFKGGVGKTSTAAHLAMSAALDGYRVLVIDLDSQGSMTSIMGGKVEDEWQTAFPLLARDYARHVQAENAERRLAGTTELPLDETLTESLEVSPRNLIQPTHWPNIDLIGAQLNLYWAEFQVPVWRMQARSWPLWDALTNALQADQILEDYDIILLDTPPALGYLTINALSAADILLVPLGASFLEFDSTGRFFDMLYSTFASIEEGENRLRRQDGMPEMKFEWDAVRALITRFDASQQTDLANVIQAYFGDFMTTYRQELTAMVGQAGEQVNGIYEADYREFNRDTYVRGRETFDRTWAEIKEILLGTWWRDIQMETHEDGKA
- a CDS encoding ParB/RepB/Spo0J family partition protein, whose amino-acid sequence is MAKRRRLETPSTDDLSRIEEEFRRETSPLKSGLGAPIAQVAADSTDAMIAGAQARDQSDAKAMRTAREKGLVILEIPLDQIQLDAMIRDRTVLVAEEMAELQDSIALNGLRLPIEVFALPDPAPDGPRYGVLSGYRRMKAVQHLFDLTGQEKYATIRAILRDPDKMGGAFAAMIEENEIRASLSHFERGRIVVIAVKQGSFINVEEAVNALFPSASKAKRSKIRSFALVFEELGDMLTFPETLKEKEGLRLAQALRQGGEARLREVLASEKPATAAQESELLGLALDEFEAKPRDLSRGGRPAKRLPRAGWQDSHTLTLSSGITLQRDEDSQGYLIRLTGKGLTSDLIDSVMVELQNLLEKP
- a CDS encoding TRAP transporter small permease subunit — its product is MLRLFETLIEWIGRVTALLVFVLMAILLYGVVARYLLDSPTSWTSELSGMLYACYFLLGGSYAVMKSEHVSVSILRDRLGRRTGAAVDLFTWIFFYIFIGVIFWLGLDYAQSSIARMERSHTVWRPYIWPIKLMLPLSALLMLLAALRKTLGDLRIVLGKDGPDVQ